The genome window TCGGCCCCGCGAGCGTCCACGGCACCGTCCCCACCCTCCTGTTCGCCACCTTCCAGCTGACCTTCGCCGTGATCACCGCCGCGCTGATCAGCGGCGCGATCGCGGACCGCGCCAAGTTCGGGGCCTGGCTGGTCTTCGTCCCGGTGTGGGCGCTGCTCGTATACGTTCCGGTCGCGCACTGGGTGTGGGGGCCGGGCGGCTGGATCCTCGACGACCTCGGCGCCCTCGACTTCGCGGGCGGTCTGCCGGTCGAGGTCACCTCCGGCGCCTCCGGACTGGCCCTCTGCCTGGTCCTCGGCCCCCGCCTGGGCTTCAAGAAAGACGCGATGCGCCCGCACAACCTGCCCATGGTCATGCTCGGCGCGGGTCTGCTCTGGTTCGGCTGGTTCGGCTTCAACGCCGGCTCCGCGCTCGGCGCCAACGGTCTGGCCGCCGCCGCGTTCCTCAACACCCTCGCCGCCGGCTGCACGGGTCTCCTCGGCTGGCTCTTCGTCGAGCAGAAGCGCGACGGCCATCCGACGACCCTGGGCGCGGCCTCCGGCGCGGTCGCGGGCCTGGTCGCCATCACCCCGTCCTGCGGCTCCGTCTCGCTGCTCGGCGCGCTGGTCATCGGCCTGGCCGCCGGTGTCGTCTGCTCCTACGCCGTGGGCTGGAAGTTCAGGCTGAACTACGACGACTCCCTCGACGTCGTCGGCGTCCACCTGGTCGGCGGGATCATCGGCACGGTCCTGATCGGCGTCTTCGCCGTCGAGTCGATGACCGGCGGAGCCGAGGGCCTCCTCCACGGCGGCGGGTTCGGCCAACTCGGCAAGCAGCTGGTGGCCGTGGTCGCCGTCGGGGCGTACGCCTTCCTCGTCACGTACGGCATCGGCAAGCTGATCGACAAGGTGCTGGGCTTCCGCGCGGACGAGGATCACGAGCACACCGGCCTCGACCTTACGGTGCACGCCGAGACCGCATACGATCACGGCGTCCTGGGCCACGGCGCCCCGGTCGGCGCGTCCCTGGCGTCCTCCGCCCCCTCCTCGCAGAAGGCCAAGGCTTAAGGCATGAAGCTCATCACCGCGATCGTCAAGCCGTACCGCCTCGACGCGGTCAAGACCGCCTTGCAGGAGTCCGGTGTACACGGTCTGACCGTCAGCGAGGCCAGCGGCTACGGCCGGCAGCGCGGCCACACCGAGGTGTACCGGGGTGCCGAGTACCAGGTCGATCTCGTCCCCAAGGTCCGGATCGAGGTCATCGTCGAGGACGCCGACGCGGACGCCGTGATCGAGACGATCGTCAAGGCCGCCCACACCGGCAAGATCGGCGACGGCAAGGTGTGGGCGCTGCCGGTGGAGACGGTCGTACGGGTGCGGACGGGCGAGCGGGGACCCGACGCGCTCTGAGCCGGCGCGGTGCCGACATGAGGGGGTGCCGCCGTCGAGGCGGCACCCCCTCACACGTCAGTACCCGCCCGTGCCCGTCAGTCGAAGACGAACGGGGCCGGCGACTGCGGTCCGCTCGCCGTGCAGCTCACGGGGAAGCCGAAGACCACCATCTGCAGGGAGCCGCCGTACGCCTCCAGGCTGTCGCCGGGGGCGACGGTCCCGGTGAGCGGGCCCACGACCATGCCGTCACCGGCGGCCAGGGCCGGGTTCTCGGTCCCGGTGAAGGACGTCGTGCCGCCGCTCGCCTTGACGAAGGTGAGCGTGGACTGGATGGAGTCCTCGGCGAGGGCGATCGGAGCGGTGATCTCCTCGGACGAGAGGGTGACCGTGGCGGACGTACCGTCCTGTGTGGCCGTGAGCGTGGCCACACCGGAACCGCCGATCGTACAGCTGGCGTTGATGGTCGCGGTCGCGGGAGTGACCGCGAGGGCGGTCGGCGCGAACGCGAGGCCGGTGACGGCGAGCGTTCCGGCGGCGAGCGCCGAGCCGACACCGAGTCGTATGCGTGTCATCGAGCGAATTCCCTTCCCTGGTACGGGAGTTGCACGGGGCCTGGGGACGCCCCGTACGTCCCGGTACGGGCGTTGCCATGTGAGGGCGGTGCAATGCGCGGCCGCGCGGCGGAATGTGACGGTCCGCCAGGAGAACGGCTCCATTGAGACGTGCGCGGGCCAAGATTGCAAGAGATGTTCCGCCGGTTCCCCCAAGGGTCGACGAAAGTGGCCGAAGCCGATCGCCGGGGACGCCGGCGGGTTCTCCGACAGGGGCGGACCGATGCTCCGGTCTGTCCCGCACCGTGCGGTTTCGCCGGTAGCCCACCCCGGGTGTCCACTCCCCCGCGCATGATTTTCACGCAGCTCGGAGGGCTGTTACCGGCCGTAACACTATGCCGCGAGCGCCCACCGAGGCCTCGCGGCCGGCTCTCGGTCTCCTCCCGGTCGCCTCCCGGCCGAAGATCACTACCCTGTACCGGCGCTCACCTACGACGAGTTGACGGAGCCGGAGCGCGAACTGTGGGACGCGTTCCCGGAGGGGCGACGGGTCGATCTGCGGACGGGCAGGGACGAGGAGGACCGGGTCGCCGGGGGTGCGGGGGTGGGGGCCCGAGCGGACGGTGCGAGCGGCGGTCGTCATGGCGCTGGCCCTCGGCGCGGGCACCGCGAGGCCGGGCGCCCTCCCCTGCCTGCGACTCGTCGGCGCGAGGATCACCGGGCGCGTCGATCTCGCGGGCGCCCAACTCGACCAGCCCCTCTGGTTCGAGGACTGCTGGTTCGAGGAGGGCGTGGACCTCTTCGGCGCGTCCACCCAGTCGATCACGGTCACAGGCTGCCGGGTGCCGAACCTGGAAGCGGGCTCGACCCTGATCGGGGGACGGCTGGATCTACGGCGGTCCCGTCTCGACCGCGCCAGCGCCTCGCCCTTCCACCGCCGCGACACAGTCTTGTCGCTGATCAACGCCCAGGTGAGCGGCGCCGTGAACCTCGGCGGGGCCGAGATCACCGCACCCGGGGCATGGGCGGTGTCCGCCGATGGCCTGGTCGCGGAGGGCGGCGTCTACTGCCGGAACGGTTTCATCGCGCACGGCGAAGTCCGGCTGATGGGGGCCCAGTTGACGGGCGGACTCTATATGAACGGCGCCCGGCTGGAGACCCCCGGCCCGCACGGCACGGTCCTCTCCCTGGACAACGCCGTCGCCTCGACGGTCCAGCTCTCCGAGGGGTTCACCGCGCACGGCACGGTACGGCTGCGCGGCACCCGGGTCACGGACAACCTGACCTTCGACGGGGCCGTCCTGCACGGGGCGCCCGACGGCGACGCCCCCGCCCTGATGGCCATGCGTCTGCAGGCCGCCGACTTCGACCTCACCCTCGCCCGCCGCCCCTCCGGCACCGTCGACCTACGGGCCGCCCAGGTGTCGTACCTCCACGAGAACGAGCACAGCTGGCCGGAGACGGTGGAGCTGGACGGCTTCGTGTACGGCTCCATCAAGGCGGTGGACGCGGACGGCGCCCGCCGCGAGGCCGTCGGCGACCGGGCCGACGTGACCCGCCGCCTGGCCTGGACAGCCCGCAGCCCCGGCTACAGCCCCCAGCCCTACGAGCAGTTGGCGACCTGGTACCGCAAGGCCGGCCATGACGACGACGGCCGCCGCGTCCTCCTCGCCCGCCAACGCCACCGGCGCCGCACACTCGCCCCGGCCGCCCGCCTCTGGGGCCACCTCCTCGATGTGACCGTCGGCTACGGCTACCGCCCCTGGCTGGCCGGAATCTGGCTGCTGGCCCTGACCCTGCTGGGGACGGCGGCCTTCGACGCCGGCACCCCCACCGCGGTGAAGCGGGGCGAGGGCGCGCCCTTCCAGCCGTTCGTCTACACGCTCGACCTGCTCATCCCCATCGGCGGCCTGGGCCAACGCACCGCCTGGTACTGGTCGGACGGCACCCTCCAGTGGCTGGCCTACACCCTGGTGGCCCTCGGCTGGATCCTGACGACGGCCGTCATCGCGGGGGTGACCCGCACCCTGCAGAAGAACTGACCCGGCGGAGGTTCAGCCCGCCGTCACCGTCGCCCGTACCGCCCCGTCCGGCCCCGCCAGCAGCACCGGCGTCTCGGGCCCGCCGAGGTCCCGTACCGCGGCCCGGTCCTCGTCGGAGACGGCCTCCACGTCGGTCACCACGGCCGCCGCCTCAAGGGACTTGGCGCCGGAGGCCACCGCCATGGCCACGGCGGTGCGCAGGGCGCTGAGCCGGAGGGAGTCGAGGGCCACGGTCCCGGCCACATACGTACGGCCCGTCTCGTCGCGCACGGCGGCACCCTCGGGCACCCCGTTACGGGCCCGCGCGGAACGGGCCAGGGTGACGATCTTGCGGTCCTCGGGGTCGAGCGCGCTGCTGTCGGTCATGCCCCGAGCATACGTTCACGCCCGGTCGAGCCGGAGCCGCTCCGCCCGGGGCAGACCCGCCACGACCAGGTCGTACGAGTCCTCGATCAGCTCATGGAGCAACGGCTCCGGGAGGTCGGCGTCGAGGGTCACCGTGTTCCAGTGGCGTTTGTTCATGTGATAGCCAGGGGTGATCAGGCCCGGCTGCTCGGCGCGGAGCCGGATCGCGTCCTCGGGGTCGCACTTGAGGTTGACCTTCAGGGGGCGTTCGTCGATCCAGCTCAGGGCGAACATCTTGCCGAGGACCTTGAAGACGGAGATCTCGGGGCGGAAGGGGAAGTCCTCGACGGCCTCGTTGAAGGAGAGGCAGAAGGCACGCAACTCCTGTGGGGTCACTCGGTCTTCGTCTCCTCCTCCGACGGTCCGGCGGGGCCGATCGGCTCCACCAGCACCGTGACGATCTTGTTGCGGCGGCCGGCCGCGGCCTCCGCCGTGAGCCGCAGTTCGCGCTCGTCGGGCAGGGCGACGACCGAGGAGGCACCGGCGATGGGGACGCGGCCGAGCGCCTTGGCAAGGAGGCCGCCGACGGTCTCCACGTCCTCGTCGTCATAGGCGTCGAGCCCGTACAGCTCGCCGA of Streptomyces phaeolivaceus contains these proteins:
- a CDS encoding ammonium transporter, which produces MTLAAQGIDTGDTAWLLAATALVLLMTPGLALFYGGMVRTKSVLNMLMMSFVSIALVTIVWLAAGYSLAFGDDAFGGLIGGLDHLGMNDLGPASVHGTVPTLLFATFQLTFAVITAALISGAIADRAKFGAWLVFVPVWALLVYVPVAHWVWGPGGWILDDLGALDFAGGLPVEVTSGASGLALCLVLGPRLGFKKDAMRPHNLPMVMLGAGLLWFGWFGFNAGSALGANGLAAAAFLNTLAAGCTGLLGWLFVEQKRDGHPTTLGAASGAVAGLVAITPSCGSVSLLGALVIGLAAGVVCSYAVGWKFRLNYDDSLDVVGVHLVGGIIGTVLIGVFAVESMTGGAEGLLHGGGFGQLGKQLVAVVAVGAYAFLVTYGIGKLIDKVLGFRADEDHEHTGLDLTVHAETAYDHGVLGHGAPVGASLASSAPSSQKAKA
- a CDS encoding oxidoreductase, whose translation is MRGWGPERTVRAAVVMALALGAGTARPGALPCLRLVGARITGRVDLAGAQLDQPLWFEDCWFEEGVDLFGASTQSITVTGCRVPNLEAGSTLIGGRLDLRRSRLDRASASPFHRRDTVLSLINAQVSGAVNLGGAEITAPGAWAVSADGLVAEGGVYCRNGFIAHGEVRLMGAQLTGGLYMNGARLETPGPHGTVLSLDNAVASTVQLSEGFTAHGTVRLRGTRVTDNLTFDGAVLHGAPDGDAPALMAMRLQAADFDLTLARRPSGTVDLRAAQVSYLHENEHSWPETVELDGFVYGSIKAVDADGARREAVGDRADVTRRLAWTARSPGYSPQPYEQLATWYRKAGHDDDGRRVLLARQRHRRRTLAPAARLWGHLLDVTVGYGYRPWLAGIWLLALTLLGTAAFDAGTPTAVKRGEGAPFQPFVYTLDLLIPIGGLGQRTAWYWSDGTLQWLAYTLVALGWILTTAVIAGVTRTLQKN
- a CDS encoding P-II family nitrogen regulator; translated protein: MKLITAIVKPYRLDAVKTALQESGVHGLTVSEASGYGRQRGHTEVYRGAEYQVDLVPKVRIEVIVEDADADAVIETIVKAAHTGKIGDGKVWALPVETVVRVRTGERGPDAL
- a CDS encoding cytidine/deoxycytidylate deaminase family protein, with amino-acid sequence MTDSSALDPEDRKIVTLARSARARNGVPEGAAVRDETGRTYVAGTVALDSLRLSALRTAVAMAVASGAKSLEAAAVVTDVEAVSDEDRAAVRDLGGPETPVLLAGPDGAVRATVTAG
- a CDS encoding MmcQ/YjbR family DNA-binding protein — protein: MTPQELRAFCLSFNEAVEDFPFRPEISVFKVLGKMFALSWIDERPLKVNLKCDPEDAIRLRAEQPGLITPGYHMNKRHWNTVTLDADLPEPLLHELIEDSYDLVVAGLPRAERLRLDRA